The following coding sequences lie in one Mycobacterium sp. DL440 genomic window:
- a CDS encoding DUF2017 domain-containing protein — translation MRKWKRIETADGLRYRSALEGHEASLLSSLGTSMLGMLDERGSSGPTDELEMITGMKTGNPQPPEDATMKRLLPDFYRPQTEHPAGSGTAESLNSALRGLHEPAIIDAKREAAQRLLDTIPEGGGKLELTEDDAEAWAAAVNDIRLALGTMLDIDSQGPEQLPAEHPMAGHVDVYQWLTVLQEYLVLGLMGR, via the coding sequence GTGCGCAAATGGAAACGGATTGAGACCGCTGACGGTCTACGGTACCGCTCGGCATTGGAGGGCCACGAGGCCTCGTTGTTGTCCAGCCTGGGCACCTCGATGCTCGGGATGCTCGACGAGCGTGGATCCTCCGGGCCCACAGACGAACTCGAGATGATCACCGGCATGAAGACTGGTAATCCTCAGCCGCCGGAGGACGCCACGATGAAGCGTCTGCTCCCGGATTTCTACCGGCCGCAGACCGAACATCCTGCCGGCTCGGGCACCGCCGAGAGCCTCAACAGTGCGCTGCGCGGGCTGCATGAGCCGGCCATCATCGACGCCAAACGGGAAGCGGCCCAACGTTTGTTGGACACCATCCCAGAGGGCGGCGGGAAGCTCGAGCTGACCGAGGACGACGCTGAGGCATGGGCCGCCGCGGTCAACGACATCCGGCTGGCGCTGGGCACCATGCTCGACATCGACTCGCAGGGGCCCGAGCAGTTGCCCGCCGAGCACCCGATGGCCGGGCACGTCGACGTCTACCAGTGGCTGACCGTGCTGCAGGAGTACCTCGTCCTGGGCCTGATGGGGAGGTAG
- the clpS gene encoding ATP-dependent Clp protease adapter ClpS: MVTPAKARPGTREERSAGAAPQEDTATESPWVTIVWDDPVNLMTYVTYVFQKLFGYTEPHATKLMLQVHNEGKAVVSAGSRESMETDVTKLHAAGLWATMQQDR; encoded by the coding sequence ATGGTTACACCGGCGAAGGCCCGACCGGGGACCCGCGAGGAGCGCAGTGCCGGGGCCGCGCCCCAGGAAGATACCGCCACCGAAAGCCCGTGGGTGACCATCGTCTGGGACGATCCGGTCAACCTGATGACCTATGTCACCTACGTGTTCCAGAAACTGTTCGGATATACCGAGCCGCACGCCACCAAACTCATGCTGCAGGTGCACAACGAGGGCAAGGCCGTGGTGTCGGCGGGCAGCCGCGAGTCGATGGAAACCGATGTGACCAAACTGCACGCCGCAGGGCTGTGGGCCACCATGCAACAGGACCGCTGA
- a CDS encoding P1 family peptidase, translated as MGAITDVGGILVGHHHRIDPDVSLGSGWASGSTVVLTPPGTVGAVDGRGGAPGTRETDLLDPINTVRHVDAVVLTGGSAYGLAAADGVMTWLEEQGRGVAMDGGVVPIVPAAVIFDLPVGGWANRPTAEFGYAAAAAASTDFALGTVGGGVGARAGILKGGVGTASVTLDCGVTVGALVVLNAAGDVVDPATGLPWMAALIEEFRLTAPPADQLAAYAELHTELSALNTTIAVVATDAALSPAGCRRVAVAAHDGLARTIQPCHTPVDGDTVFALATGAVTVEPDEKTPVAMSPETALVTKVGAAAADVLARAVLVGLLAAEPVAGIPTYRDMLPGAFVVKEVR; from the coding sequence ATGGGTGCGATCACCGACGTCGGCGGCATCCTGGTCGGCCACCATCACCGCATCGACCCCGATGTGTCGTTGGGGTCGGGGTGGGCGTCAGGGTCGACAGTGGTGCTGACGCCGCCGGGGACCGTCGGTGCCGTCGACGGTCGAGGCGGTGCGCCCGGTACCCGCGAGACCGACCTGCTCGACCCGATCAACACTGTGCGCCATGTCGACGCCGTGGTGTTGACCGGTGGCAGTGCCTACGGTCTGGCGGCCGCTGACGGTGTGATGACCTGGTTGGAGGAGCAGGGCCGCGGAGTGGCGATGGACGGTGGCGTGGTGCCGATCGTGCCCGCCGCCGTGATCTTCGATCTACCGGTGGGCGGCTGGGCGAACCGGCCGACCGCCGAATTCGGTTATGCGGCCGCCGCCGCGGCCTCCACCGACTTCGCGCTCGGCACCGTCGGCGGCGGGGTCGGCGCGCGGGCCGGGATCCTCAAAGGCGGCGTGGGTACCGCCTCGGTGACGCTGGACTGCGGGGTGACGGTGGGTGCCCTGGTCGTGCTCAACGCCGCCGGTGACGTGGTCGACCCGGCCACCGGTCTGCCGTGGATGGCGGCGCTGATCGAGGAGTTCAGGCTGACCGCCCCGCCCGCCGACCAACTCGCGGCCTACGCCGAACTTCACACCGAGCTGAGCGCGTTGAACACCACGATCGCGGTGGTGGCCACCGATGCGGCGCTGAGCCCCGCCGGGTGCCGCCGGGTGGCCGTCGCCGCCCACGACGGATTGGCCCGGACCATCCAGCCGTGTCACACCCCGGTCGATGGCGATACGGTGTTTGCGCTGGCGACGGGCGCGGTGACCGTCGAGCCGGACGAAAAGACCCCGGTGGCGATGTCGCCGGAGACGGCGCTGGTGACCAAGGTCGGGGCGGCCGCGGCCGACGTGCTGGCCCGCGCCGTGCTGGTCGGGCTGCTGGCTGCCGAGCCGGTGGCCGGAATACCGACCTACCGTGACATGTTGCCCGGAGCGTTCGTGGTGAAGGAAGTGCGATAG